In Cryptomeria japonica chromosome 10, Sugi_1.0, whole genome shotgun sequence, a genomic segment contains:
- the LOC131039430 gene encoding uncharacterized protein LOC131039430 isoform X2, which yields MLKHLARKVWNNGGHRLSRGHQGASSVFARDIHSGKQACQPRSFFGVEDFVDHDNPKPYTYMKAKVSKNPNKHISFKQRTVAFMQPFTLDVFISKRFVSASITHRVTSKQVAVAGTNSKDIKAILRSKADIPACLAVGRILAERSREADVYSAVYTPRDRDKFEGKIRAVVQSLIDNGIDIKVYLN from the exons ATGTTAAAGCATTTAGCAAGAAAAGTGTGGAACAATGGGGGACATAGATTAAGCAGAGGTCATCAAGGTGCCTCTTCCGTCTTTGCAAGGGACATCCACAGTGGAAAG CAAGCATGTCAACCAAGAAGCTTTTTTGGTGTGGAGGATTTTGTGGATCATGACAACCCCAAACCGTATACATACATGAAGGCAAAAGTATCAAAAAACCCAAATAAACATATATCATTTAAGCAACGTACAGTTGCCTTTATGCAGCCCTTCACATTGGATGTATTCATTTCAAAACGCTTTGTTTCTGCGTCAATTACACATAGGGTCACATCCAAGCAGGTAGCAGTTGCAGGTACAAATTCCAAAGATATCAAGGCTATATTACGGTCTAAAGCAGATATTCCTGCCTGCTTGGCAGTCGGTCGAATCTTAGCTGAAAGATCAAGAGAGGCTGATGTCTACAGTGCGGTGTATACTCCCCGAGATAGAGACAAGTTTGAAGGGAAAATAAGAGCTGTTGTCCAATCTCTTATAGATAATGGTATTGACATAAAAGTATATCTAAATTAG
- the LOC131039430 gene encoding uncharacterized protein LOC131039430 isoform X1 has product MEDGSRFGLLHWHLNQLDRYLEQCFIETRGSKETHLLQGFLSFKMLKHLARKVWNNGGHRLSRGHQGASSVFARDIHSGKQACQPRSFFGVEDFVDHDNPKPYTYMKAKVSKNPNKHISFKQRTVAFMQPFTLDVFISKRFVSASITHRVTSKQVAVAGTNSKDIKAILRSKADIPACLAVGRILAERSREADVYSAVYTPRDRDKFEGKIRAVVQSLIDNGIDIKVYLN; this is encoded by the exons ATGGAAGATGGGTCACGTTTTGGATTGTTACATTGGCATTTGAATCAACTTGATAG GTATCTGGAGCAATGCTTTATTGAGACAAGAGGCTCAAAAGAGACACATTTGTTGCAGGGTTTTCTATCGTTTAAAATGTTAAAGCATTTAGCAAGAAAAGTGTGGAACAATGGGGGACATAGATTAAGCAGAGGTCATCAAGGTGCCTCTTCCGTCTTTGCAAGGGACATCCACAGTGGAAAG CAAGCATGTCAACCAAGAAGCTTTTTTGGTGTGGAGGATTTTGTGGATCATGACAACCCCAAACCGTATACATACATGAAGGCAAAAGTATCAAAAAACCCAAATAAACATATATCATTTAAGCAACGTACAGTTGCCTTTATGCAGCCCTTCACATTGGATGTATTCATTTCAAAACGCTTTGTTTCTGCGTCAATTACACATAGGGTCACATCCAAGCAGGTAGCAGTTGCAGGTACAAATTCCAAAGATATCAAGGCTATATTACGGTCTAAAGCAGATATTCCTGCCTGCTTGGCAGTCGGTCGAATCTTAGCTGAAAGATCAAGAGAGGCTGATGTCTACAGTGCGGTGTATACTCCCCGAGATAGAGACAAGTTTGAAGGGAAAATAAGAGCTGTTGTCCAATCTCTTATAGATAATGGTATTGACATAAAAGTATATCTAAATTAG